One stretch of Methanococcus voltae PS DNA includes these proteins:
- a CDS encoding 4Fe-4S dicluster domain-containing protein, which translates to MKKIKQSMILNMEIKKIAEKLDLNELKEAYVESYKNLRAYHISTYQNFYEAIKEIQYPEYDNLKREDINWYPQIDYKKCINCKECINFCPKGVYTLKNDTVIVEYPYSCVINCTGCVSHACNFGAISFPKKIKKTIDI; encoded by the coding sequence TTGAAAAAAATAAAGCAATCAATGATTTTAAACATGGAAATTAAGAAAATTGCAGAAAAATTGGATTTAAATGAATTAAAAGAAGCATATGTCGAAAGCTATAAAAATTTAAGGGCTTACCATATATCAACTTATCAAAATTTTTATGAAGCAATCAAGGAAATTCAATATCCTGAATATGATAATTTAAAGCGGGAAGATATTAATTGGTATCCTCAAATAGATTATAAAAAGTGTATAAATTGCAAAGAGTGTATAAATTTCTGCCCTAAGGGGGTATATACACTTAAAAACGATACGGTTATTGTCGAATATCCATATAGTTGTGTTATAAATTGCACGGGTTGTGTTTCCCATGCTTGTAATTTTGGAGCCATTAGTTTCCCTAAAAAAATTAAAAAAACGATAGATATCTAA
- a CDS encoding nucleoside recognition domain-containing protein: MFEFNILDLYESLISSIRYTISISIVVLSSMFIMNYLINTGVMKKLSDFLYPITKNLKMNQLSLYSIITCFFSPTVGYSILAEGLKDNKLTEKELIGSSLANSFPSIFSHIFTFFIPVAIPILGFTGVLYIVLRSGVALIKTVIGLVYLSLVSQSVDFNPKKNEKNKIKDNLKKSWNSTVRFSKRMLPVMFVTMFIVIYFSKLGLFEYLKLLINPFTSVLNLDSNVGLIILTDLVNVQAAMIMGGGFLSGGILNPREVLIGLMFANVLSLSTRYAKHSLPMHISIFGAKLGTKVVMINAVVTFILDIIIIAGLLLWQ; encoded by the coding sequence ATGTTTGAATTTAATATACTGGATTTATATGAATCCTTAATTAGTTCTATACGGTATACAATTAGTATATCAATAGTAGTTCTTTCTTCAATGTTTATAATGAATTATTTAATAAATACCGGCGTTATGAAAAAATTAAGTGATTTTTTATACCCTATAACCAAAAATTTAAAGATGAATCAACTTTCACTTTATTCGATAATAACTTGTTTTTTTAGCCCCACTGTAGGATATTCAATACTTGCAGAGGGTTTAAAAGATAATAAGTTAACAGAAAAAGAATTAATAGGTTCTTCACTTGCTAATTCATTCCCGTCTATCTTTTCACATATATTTACATTTTTTATACCTGTGGCCATACCAATATTGGGTTTTACAGGCGTTCTTTACATTGTATTACGTTCGGGAGTAGCTTTAATTAAAACAGTGATTGGACTAGTTTATTTAAGCTTAGTTTCTCAATCAGTTGATTTTAATCCGAAAAAAAATGAAAAAAATAAAATAAAAGATAATTTAAAAAAATCGTGGAATAGCACGGTTAGATTTTCAAAAAGAATGCTCCCGGTAATGTTTGTTACAATGTTTATTGTTATATATTTCTCAAAATTGGGATTATTCGAATACTTAAAATTGTTAATTAACCCATTTACATCAGTTTTAAATCTTGATTCAAATGTTGGGCTTATCATATTGACCGACCTTGTAAATGTACAAGCTGCAATGATTATGGGGGGTGGATTCCTATCTGGTGGCATATTAAACCCCCGTGAAGTTTTAATAGGTTTAATGTTTGCAAATGTGCTTTCACTATCAACTAGATATGCAAAACATTCGTTACCTATGCACATTTCAATATTTGGGGCTAAATTAGGTACCAAAGTTGTAATGATAAATGCTGTCGTGACTTTTATCCTAGATATTATAATAATAGCGGGACTGTTATTGTGGCAATAA
- a CDS encoding nucleoside recognition domain-containing protein has translation MEYLEIFYSSAYSSLRYTLGISVTIIITVFIMNYLINAGLMKKISEYLSPFTKKLNINEIVTYSMLVCFFDPTVGYSLLADGLKDKKINEKEAIGASLANSFPSNASEILTYYVAVVVPLLGIVGIYYTIIRLFIALFKTLVGILYLKKVSKPRADIFKFKKIDRKKNIKTSFEKTTALVKRIVPVMFITMFIVMVISEMGYLDNYNIVMEPFTQIMGISPSVGILVITNLANFSASLVLASEFLQNGVLTGKEILIGLLFANVVSFSTKYARYSLPFNISIFGTKLGTKIVIINSIFAFLGDLFGILFLLFLF, from the coding sequence ATGGAATATCTTGAAATTTTTTATTCGTCTGCATACAGTTCCTTACGATATACGTTGGGAATATCTGTTACGATTATAATAACTGTATTTATTATGAATTATTTAATTAACGCAGGTTTAATGAAAAAAATAAGCGAATATTTAAGCCCATTTACTAAAAAACTTAATATAAACGAGATAGTTACATATTCAATGCTCGTATGTTTTTTCGACCCTACGGTGGGCTATAGCTTATTAGCAGACGGTTTAAAAGACAAAAAAATAAATGAAAAAGAAGCCATAGGTGCTTCTTTGGCTAATTCTTTTCCCTCAAACGCATCAGAAATATTAACCTATTACGTTGCAGTAGTGGTTCCACTATTAGGTATTGTAGGTATTTACTATACAATTATAAGGTTGTTTATAGCGTTATTTAAAACTTTAGTAGGCATATTATATTTAAAAAAAGTTTCAAAACCACGTGCGGATATTTTTAAATTTAAAAAAATCGATAGAAAAAAGAATATTAAAACTTCTTTTGAAAAAACAACCGCACTTGTAAAGCGTATTGTACCAGTTATGTTTATTACGATGTTTATTGTTATGGTAATTTCTGAAATGGGATATTTAGATAATTATAACATTGTTATGGAACCATTTACTCAGATTATGGGCATAAGTCCCAGTGTGGGTATATTAGTAATTACTAACTTGGCCAATTTTTCAGCATCCTTGGTGCTTGCATCGGAATTTCTACAAAATGGCGTATTAACTGGTAAAGAAATTTTAATAGGGTTGCTTTTCGCAAATGTAGTAAGTTTTTCAACTAAATATGCTAGATATTCCCTACCTTTTAATATTTCGATATTTGGAACTAAATTAGGTACTAAAATAGTTATTATAAATTCAATATTTGCATTCTTGGGTGATTTGTTTGGAATATTGTTTTTATTATTTTTATTTTAA
- a CDS encoding transglutaminase-like domain-containing protein, with product MLKNKLKEKKTVNKSNTLNNPINLDNLNNENNENNLESINRMLKEDPDNICVLKEKTKILIKFENYDEASSVLAKISEMCPNDILVNIYFAVIAYATKDYGLCRKKIQNVMDITYSEENLKQECSCNNIKCEECDTCIGKSNLNNQKEYDNFVDLDDYLTYYISEFEDSLPEFKNFYKCEIYSQRMQNLLETHKYSMALQYAKKLFKITKSNEYAKLIEDISVKKLEQENKSFLLKDVEYLQKDIKYGIYFKDYENALKNIDKLLGNKDYLVYIDVPYYKKLIEKINFEREKINNGLKNNLIRTYNNEELIYQNVAILSTGDENDTGNKTSVTKTTNNIKNSSNTTNDNINLDRDYKKQNQIKKKNKKTRNSSKNPSITEKYFFNIKNTQKEYENTIPKNKIYNKFELSKLLNFNQILFFGVILLILAMVSLNTINSMDNHIIPTDMDTFNNKIVNSEIAPYGTYLDYNTNEKYEEYDYIYSYLQPRYVNELKGIDKLNDLKSSNDLITATNLLNYERKNFKYTPAPNSDYVPKTPLEFYKAREGNHLDYTIFNSAYLSSNGIPTYILIVTQKDIKYSFAVMEFNNTYYTMDTNSSLTNFENHIDNFQKIEYIEVYRVILEEESTKLLELDAVEEMLANEYMPSGTENVATFDLNNDLRQTNIKVDENLPNYEYNVTKMELANYSKVESKKYYFGDICPELRCSYVAYIENEILNYPNSKAVYAVFEKNSDENKYKYPYVLKIYLGY from the coding sequence ATGCTTAAAAATAAATTAAAAGAGAAAAAAACCGTAAATAAGTCCAATACACTTAACAATCCAATTAATTTAGATAACTTAAATAATGAAAATAATGAAAATAATTTAGAAAGTATTAATAGGATGTTAAAAGAGGACCCGGATAATATTTGCGTATTGAAAGAAAAAACCAAAATATTGATAAAATTTGAAAATTATGACGAAGCTAGCTCTGTATTAGCTAAAATATCGGAAATGTGTCCAAATGACATTTTGGTAAATATTTATTTTGCAGTTATTGCGTATGCTACTAAAGATTACGGACTTTGTCGTAAAAAAATTCAAAATGTAATGGATATAACCTATTCTGAGGAAAATTTGAAACAAGAATGTAGTTGTAATAATATTAAATGCGAAGAGTGTGATACTTGTATAGGAAAATCAAATCTAAATAATCAAAAAGAATATGACAATTTTGTTGATTTAGATGATTATCTCACTTACTACATTTCAGAGTTTGAGGATAGTTTACCGGAATTTAAAAATTTTTATAAGTGCGAAATTTATTCTCAGAGAATGCAAAATTTATTGGAAACTCACAAATATAGTATGGCACTTCAATATGCAAAAAAACTATTTAAAATTACCAAATCTAATGAATACGCAAAATTAATTGAAGATATATCCGTTAAAAAATTAGAGCAGGAAAATAAAAGTTTTCTTCTTAAAGACGTCGAATACCTACAAAAAGATATTAAATATGGAATTTATTTCAAAGATTACGAGAATGCCTTAAAAAATATTGATAAATTGTTGGGCAATAAGGATTATTTGGTCTATATTGACGTCCCATATTATAAAAAACTAATTGAGAAAATAAATTTTGAGCGAGAGAAAATTAACAATGGTTTAAAGAATAATCTTATTAGAACATATAACAATGAAGAATTAATTTACCAAAATGTGGCCATATTAAGTACAGGCGATGAAAACGATACAGGTAATAAAACGAGTGTTACTAAAACTACGAATAATATTAAAAATAGTAGTAATACAACTAATGATAATATTAATTTGGACAGGGATTATAAAAAACAAAATCAAATTAAAAAAAAGAATAAAAAAACCAGAAATTCTTCAAAAAATCCATCAATTACTGAAAAATACTTTTTTAATATCAAAAATACTCAAAAAGAATATGAAAATACAATTCCAAAAAATAAAATATATAATAAATTTGAACTTTCGAAGTTGCTTAATTTCAATCAAATTTTATTTTTTGGAGTTATATTATTAATTTTAGCCATGGTATCTTTAAATACAATTAATTCTATGGATAACCATATAATACCCACAGATATGGATACATTCAATAATAAGATAGTTAATAGTGAAATAGCACCATATGGAACCTATTTGGATTATAATACAAATGAAAAATACGAAGAATATGACTACATCTACTCATATTTGCAACCTAGGTATGTAAATGAATTAAAAGGTATTGATAAATTGAACGATTTAAAATCTAGTAATGATTTGATAACTGCTACAAATTTACTCAATTATGAACGTAAAAATTTTAAATACACTCCTGCACCTAATTCGGACTACGTGCCAAAAACTCCATTGGAATTCTATAAAGCTCGGGAAGGTAACCATCTGGATTATACGATATTTAATTCTGCTTATTTATCCAGTAATGGTATACCGACTTATATATTGATTGTAACGCAAAAAGATATTAAATACTCTTTCGCAGTTATGGAATTCAATAATACGTATTATACAATGGATACAAACTCTTCACTTACTAATTTTGAAAATCATATTGATAATTTCCAAAAAATTGAATATATTGAAGTTTATCGCGTAATTCTCGAAGAAGAATCTACAAAACTCTTAGAATTAGATGCTGTAGAAGAAATGTTGGCTAATGAATACATGCCTTCAGGTACTGAAAATGTGGCTACATTTGATTTAAACAATGATTTAAGACAAACAAACATTAAAGTTGATGAAAACTTGCCAAATTATGAATATAACGTTACAAAAATGGAATTGGCCAATTATTCAAAAGTTGAATCCAAAAAATATTACTTTGGCGATATATGTCCCGAATTACGATGTAGCTACGTAGCATATATAGAGAATGAAATATTAAATTATCCAAATTCTAAGGCAGTATATGCCGTTTTTGAAAAAAATAGCGACGAAAATAAATACAAATACCCGTATGTCCTTAAAATATACTTAGGGTATTAA
- a CDS encoding YbjQ family protein produces the protein MLVTTQNKFVDHKIEETLGIAKGNTARAKNIGKDIMAGFRNIVGGEIPEYTEMIAGSREQAMDRMIEDAQRMGADAVVCVRFETSQVMQGVSELLCYGTAVKLKK, from the coding sequence ATGTTAGTAACAACTCAAAATAAATTTGTAGACCATAAAATTGAAGAAACATTGGGAATCGCAAAAGGGAATACTGCAAGAGCCAAAAATATCGGCAAAGATATAATGGCAGGATTTAGAAATATAGTTGGTGGGGAAATACCAGAATATACAGAAATGATAGCAGGTTCCCGTGAACAAGCGATGGATAGAATGATAGAAGATGCTCAAAGAATGGGTGCAGATGCTGTTGTTTGCGTAAGGTTTGAAACCTCACAAGTTATGCAAGGAGTTTCAGAACTCTTATGTTATGGAACTGCAGTAAAATTGAAAAAATAG
- a CDS encoding radical SAM protein, giving the protein MKYLILKVTKNCNLRCKYCYANLSNEDSESFEIDNLDNTDNMNFETAKKAIDYLLTIDKDLKIQFTGGEPLLNFELLKKVVNYCNSEYNSTNKNCKYNINFAIQTNGTIINSEIIKFIKTNKIGLGISLDDLNNEFRIYANNKPCKIDILKNMAIFKANNVHFGVTSVITSNNLDEAIIEELIIYLISMGVHSISFDFLKLKNKDKFKDNDVFEPDYNDFIKLIDKLGSKNYPISIKNLNRKKKAKLNNSANSFENYCYLNSGDLLYINECGDIYSCPTLEGIKNMYIGNINNIKDLNSKNFKLPKFKSKGCFARNYLKNND; this is encoded by the coding sequence ATGAAGTATTTAATCTTAAAAGTAACCAAAAATTGTAATTTACGCTGTAAATATTGTTACGCGAATTTATCAAATGAAGATTCTGAAAGTTTTGAAATTGATAATTTGGATAACACGGATAATATGAATTTTGAAACTGCCAAAAAAGCAATAGATTATTTATTGACTATCGATAAAGATTTAAAAATACAATTTACGGGGGGAGAGCCTCTTTTAAATTTTGAACTCCTTAAAAAAGTTGTTAATTACTGTAATTCTGAGTATAATTCAACCAATAAAAATTGTAAGTACAACATAAACTTTGCAATTCAAACTAACGGTACCATTATCAATTCTGAAATAATAAAGTTCATAAAAACCAATAAAATCGGTTTAGGTATTAGTTTAGATGATTTAAATAATGAATTTAGGATATATGCAAATAATAAACCTTGCAAAATTGATATTTTAAAAAATATGGCAATATTCAAAGCTAATAATGTACATTTCGGGGTTACTTCTGTAATTACATCAAATAATTTAGATGAAGCAATAATTGAAGAATTAATAATTTATTTAATAAGTATGGGAGTCCATAGTATAAGTTTTGATTTTTTGAAACTAAAGAATAAGGATAAATTTAAAGACAATGACGTTTTTGAACCTGATTATAATGATTTTATTAAATTAATTGATAAATTAGGTTCTAAAAATTATCCAATTTCCATAAAAAATCTAAATAGGAAAAAGAAAGCGAAACTGAATAATTCAGCTAATAGTTTTGAAAATTACTGTTATTTAAATTCCGGTGATTTATTGTATATAAATGAATGCGGGGATATTTATTCTTGCCCTACTCTTGAAGGAATTAAAAATATGTATATTGGAAATATAAATAACATAAAAGATTTGAATTCTAAGAATTTTAAACTCCCTAAATTTAAATCAAAAGGTTGTTTTGCAAGAAATTACCTTAAAAATAACGATTAA
- a CDS encoding cobaltochelatase subunit CobN, translating to MIKIGFVSTTDSDDAIFVEALNQIKNDLINKCNSDENNENNKNNSNNKNNVNLSDYLGFKIYPYKSDEEKYLEFKEFSKNANIVFTKLMGGKDSFPQFEDFKEHLKNYNVPFLPLPTIGESHPELDEAVTVPNDVKLEVTKYLGLDGIENYKNLIIYLSQNFGKVSSAQSKQQTNQSTNRLKNPILTLDFEKPKAVPWQGITWDNKYFEETEDYLKYLKEKYNYSEEEIRSKPKIGVIFYRNFYISNNRQHIEFICNNLFEKGAIPIPVFYASLENDLGCIGIRKTFEKYFYANKVEKFGETIIDALLNTSMFTLSMGTRTDLIEGEAEFLTNLNVPIIQANVLLNDFKQWHESIAGMSPMDLVIGVAMPEFDGCIIHFPISSSERLGYNELNTEIKKYIPIKDRAEKLVDMTLNYSVLNKKPSSDKKIAIVFHNYPPRNDKIACAHGLDSPESVLNILKTMKNAGYEVNTEYENGTELIKQMLNFATNDLRYMTEDKIKNAVGKINREDYKEWYDTLSDKVKKELVRDWGDIPGEVMNFDGNLIIPGILEGNVFISVQPQRGYSDNKEALYHSVDIVPPHHYLAYYKWIKNVFKADAVMHIGKHGTLEWLPGKGLGLSEDCYPDVCSELPNIYPYIVNNPGEGTQAKRRGYATIITHLIPPMTISEIYDDLMTLERSIDEYYELDGTENKNKINDVADVDINNKGDIIDMDKIMTDKKKFLKQEIIEKIRELKLDEDLMDSKSFEDIGTTGRKNSERTTNTEEESNSTDECYINYLNSMCKEEFDDFLTKIHNYLEDLKTRQINDGLHIMGVPLYDNKLNNMLFMITRWQYQYLEILSGCMGYNWNELNEDKGKNHFIIDKVYEIGSNLLFEYEKLDFDKNKINELYDFCKNPENANNLENMENIEIMGKEDVLYNISLTKDLKEVLATISDIHENLMKVDDELINTVRGIAGEYIPPRIAGAPTRDTRCIPTGRNFYSCNPEEIPTTSANDLGIKLANQLIDKYVAEEGDYPEYLGVVVWSSPTMRTKGDDIAEILHLLGVKPVWKNKKVIGTEVIPLEELKRPRIDVTLRISGLLRDTFPQIIYLIDDAIRVVAKLDEPDEMNFIKKHYKEEMTEKINSGMSEVEAEKTSLYRIFGDRAGTYGAGIAELITEQNWETVEDMGKVYVEWGCNAYGRDFYGVVAKDEFIRQLSRIQATVKNEDNQEGDILEGDDFNSYHGGLIAAVTHYSGKQPKSYIGDSSNPNKLETKHLKEECKQIFRTKIMNPKWIKGMKRHGYKGAGDMSKMIDNTFAWDATSNIADDWMYETIAKTYVFDKEMQEFFEENNPYAELNIIERLFEADARNMWNASEETLEKLRQRYLEIDGDLEENM from the coding sequence ATGATAAAAATAGGCTTTGTATCAACTACAGACAGCGATGACGCTATTTTTGTAGAAGCTTTAAATCAAATTAAAAATGATTTGATAAATAAATGTAATTCTGACGAAAATAATGAAAATAATAAAAATAATAGTAATAATAAAAATAATGTCAATTTAAGTGATTATTTGGGATTTAAAATTTACCCTTATAAAAGTGATGAAGAAAAATACCTTGAATTTAAGGAATTTTCGAAGAATGCTAACATTGTATTTACTAAATTAATGGGCGGTAAAGATTCATTTCCACAATTTGAAGATTTTAAAGAGCATTTAAAAAATTATAATGTACCATTTTTACCATTACCTACCATAGGGGAGTCACATCCTGAACTTGATGAAGCAGTAACTGTTCCAAATGATGTAAAACTTGAAGTAACCAAATATTTAGGGTTAGATGGAATAGAAAACTATAAAAATTTAATAATCTATCTTTCGCAAAACTTTGGAAAAGTTTCAAGTGCACAATCAAAACAACAGACTAACCAATCGACTAATCGACTAAAAAATCCAATTTTAACCTTGGATTTTGAAAAACCTAAAGCTGTACCTTGGCAAGGTATAACCTGGGATAATAAGTATTTTGAAGAAACAGAGGATTATTTAAAATATTTAAAAGAAAAATACAATTATTCTGAAGAAGAAATACGAAGTAAACCTAAAATAGGCGTAATTTTTTACAGAAACTTTTATATCTCAAATAATAGACAACATATTGAATTTATATGTAATAATTTATTTGAAAAGGGCGCTATTCCTATCCCCGTTTTCTATGCTAGCTTAGAAAATGATTTAGGCTGTATTGGCATAAGAAAAACCTTTGAAAAGTATTTCTACGCCAATAAAGTTGAGAAATTTGGGGAAACCATAATTGATGCCCTATTAAACACCAGTATGTTTACGCTTTCAATGGGGACAAGAACTGATTTAATTGAAGGAGAAGCCGAATTTTTAACCAATTTAAATGTACCGATAATACAAGCAAATGTACTATTAAATGATTTTAAACAATGGCACGAGTCAATAGCGGGAATGAGCCCTATGGATTTAGTTATCGGGGTTGCAATGCCAGAATTTGATGGTTGTATCATACATTTCCCGATTTCTAGTTCTGAAAGGCTTGGATATAACGAATTAAATACCGAAATAAAAAAATATATTCCTATAAAAGATAGGGCGGAAAAATTAGTCGATATGACCCTTAATTATTCAGTTCTCAATAAAAAACCAAGTTCTGATAAAAAAATTGCAATAGTATTCCATAACTATCCACCAAGAAATGACAAAATAGCATGCGCTCACGGTTTAGATAGTCCGGAAAGTGTTTTAAATATTTTAAAAACTATGAAAAACGCGGGTTATGAAGTTAATACTGAATACGAAAACGGAACCGAACTTATAAAACAAATGTTAAATTTTGCGACTAATGATTTAAGATATATGACTGAAGACAAGATTAAAAACGCAGTTGGAAAAATTAATCGGGAAGATTATAAGGAATGGTACGACACTTTATCCGATAAAGTCAAAAAAGAACTTGTTCGGGATTGGGGTGACATACCCGGAGAGGTTATGAATTTTGATGGTAATTTAATCATTCCCGGAATTTTGGAAGGCAATGTATTTATTTCAGTACAGCCTCAAAGAGGTTACAGCGATAATAAGGAAGCATTATACCATTCAGTGGATATAGTACCGCCTCATCATTATTTAGCGTATTATAAATGGATTAAAAACGTATTTAAGGCCGATGCAGTCATGCACATTGGTAAACACGGTACTCTCGAATGGCTACCAGGCAAGGGTTTGGGACTTTCTGAAGACTGTTATCCGGATGTATGCTCTGAACTACCGAATATATACCCATATATTGTAAATAACCCTGGAGAAGGAACTCAGGCTAAAAGAAGGGGTTACGCTACTATAATTACGCATTTAATACCGCCTATGACTATTTCCGAAATTTATGACGATTTAATGACTCTTGAAAGAAGTATTGACGAATATTATGAATTAGATGGTACGGAAAATAAAAATAAAATAAATGACGTAGCCGACGTGGATATCAATAATAAAGGCGATATTATTGATATGGATAAAATAATGACCGATAAAAAGAAATTCTTAAAACAAGAAATCATTGAAAAGATAAGGGAGTTAAAACTTGACGAAGATTTAATGGACTCTAAAAGTTTTGAGGATATTGGAACGACAGGTAGAAAAAATAGCGAAAGAACTACAAATACGGAAGAAGAATCAAATTCAACCGATGAATGCTATATAAATTATTTAAATAGTATGTGTAAAGAAGAATTTGATGATTTTTTAACAAAAATACATAATTATTTGGAAGATTTAAAAACAAGGCAAATTAACGACGGTTTACATATTATGGGTGTTCCATTATATGATAACAAATTAAATAATATGTTATTTATGATAACTCGTTGGCAATATCAGTATTTAGAAATTCTTTCAGGTTGCATGGGTTACAATTGGAATGAATTAAACGAAGATAAAGGTAAAAATCACTTTATAATTGATAAAGTCTATGAAATTGGAAGTAATTTATTATTTGAATATGAAAAATTAGATTTCGATAAAAATAAGATAAATGAATTATATGATTTCTGTAAAAATCCAGAAAATGCGAATAATTTGGAAAATATGGAAAATATAGAAATTATGGGCAAAGAAGACGTACTGTACAATATTTCACTTACAAAAGATTTAAAAGAAGTATTGGCAACGATATCTGATATACACGAGAATCTTATGAAAGTAGATGATGAGTTAATAAACACTGTGAGAGGAATTGCAGGTGAATATATACCCCCAAGAATTGCAGGAGCCCCCACAAGAGATACAAGGTGTATACCTACCGGAAGAAACTTTTATTCTTGCAATCCTGAAGAAATACCCACTACTTCGGCAAATGATTTGGGAATTAAGCTTGCAAATCAATTAATTGATAAATACGTTGCAGAAGAAGGAGATTACCCGGAATACTTAGGGGTAGTGGTTTGGAGTTCACCAACTATGAGAACCAAAGGAGATGATATCGCAGAGATATTGCATCTTTTGGGTGTTAAACCAGTTTGGAAGAATAAAAAAGTAATAGGTACTGAAGTTATACCATTAGAAGAGCTTAAAAGACCAAGAATTGACGTAACACTAAGAATAAGTGGTTTGTTAAGGGATACATTCCCTCAAATTATTTATTTAATTGACGACGCAATTAGAGTTGTTGCAAAACTTGACGAACCAGATGAAATGAACTTTATCAAAAAGCACTACAAGGAAGAAATGACCGAAAAAATAAATAGCGGAATGTCTGAAGTTGAAGCTGAAAAAACAAGCCTATACAGGATTTTTGGAGATAGGGCGGGCACTTATGGTGCAGGAATTGCTGAATTAATAACCGAACAAAACTGGGAAACCGTCGAAGATATGGGCAAAGTTTACGTTGAATGGGGCTGCAATGCTTATGGAAGAGATTTCTACGGCGTAGTTGCTAAAGACGAGTTTATACGACAACTTTCAAGAATACAGGCTACCGTGAAAAATGAAGATAATCAAGAAGGCGATATTCTTGAAGGTGACGACTTTAACAGTTATCACGGTGGTTTAATTGCAGCAGTTACGCATTATTCTGGTAAACAGCCTAAAAGCTACATTGGTGACTCTTCAAATCCGAATAAATTAGAAACTAAGCACTTAAAAGAAGAATGCAAGCAGATATTTAGAACAAAAATTATGAATCCAAAATGGATTAAAGGAATGAAAAGACATGGCTATAAAGGAGCCGGAGATATGTCCAAAATGATAGATAATACATTTGCATGGGACGCTACGTCTAATATTGCGGATGATTGGATGTATGAAACTATTGCTAAAACTTATGTATTTGATAAAGAAATGCAGGAGTTTTTCGAAGAGAACAACCCCTATGCTGAGTTAAATATCATTGAACGTTTATTTGAGGCAGATGCACGAAATATGTGGAATGCTTCTGAAGAAACCCTTGAAAAATTGAGACAAAGATATCTAGAAATCGATGGAGATTTAGAAGAGAATATGTAA